A window of Pullulanibacillus sp. KACC 23026 genomic DNA:
ATAAGTATAGAAGCATAGGCGGAATCGCCATGATCATAGCAAAGGCCATTTGGAGATTCCATGCCGTTAAGTTCGTTGACCCTTTTACAAAGAAAGAAGATAATGCACCCACCGTTAATGGTTTTAAATTATCCGAGTTGATAAAGATTAATGGCGTAAACAATTCATTCCACCAATAGACTGCTGAAAGAACAGCAATTGTAATAAAGATAGGCTTAGAGATGGGGATTAAAATCTTTGTGAAGATTTGCCATCTATTACATCCATCAATCATAGCCGATTCATCAATACTCTTAGGAATGGTTTTAAAAAACTGTCTAAAAAGAAACACGTTATAAGGATAAGCAAAGAAACTTGGAACAATTAAAGGCAAGAAGCTATTTAACCATCCAAACGATCTAAACAAGATAAATTGCGGAATAATGGTTGTAACCGTAGGGACCATCATCGTAGCAAGAATAATCGCAAACATCGTTTTTGAACCTATAAATTTGATTCGAGCTAATGGATAAGCCACTATGGAACTTGAAATTAAGGTCCCTACTGTATTACCGATAATTAATATGATTGTATTTCTTAGATAAATAAGTGTACTTCCTGATTTTAAAACATCGATATAGTTTTGAAATTGAGGATGATCAGGAATCAATTTTGGTGGAAATTGACTTATTCCTGTTAACGTCTTTAATGAATTGGATAGTATCCAAAGTATTGGAAAAATCATAAATACCGCTACTATAATCAAAATGATATATTGAATCATTTTTACTTTTTTACTGTTTTTCAAACGCAGCTTAGCTTGTTGTGCCATAAATAATACCTCCTTCTCAATCGTAGTGAACAAATCGATCAGAAATTTTAAATTGCAGGGCAGTGAACAAAGACACGATGATGAAAAGAACGACAGCGAGTGCAGAGGCATAGCCCATGTTGAAAATTTGGAATGCATATTTGTAAATAGTTAAACTTAGAACCTGTGTTGAATTATTCGGTCCACCATTTGTTAAGGGATAAATAAGCGAGAATGAACTATTAAAGGATCCAATCGTCGCCACAACTGTATTAAATAGGATGATGGGCGAAATCGACGGTAACGTTACATTTAATAATCGCTGCATAAAATTAGCTCCATCCAAATCACAGGCTTCATAAAGTTCAACCGGAACTTCCTTAAGCGCTGAGCTAAAAATGAGCATCATTTGCCCTGTAGAATAGGTAAATATACTGGCAACTCCGATGATTCCCCATATCCAAAAACTGCTATTAAGCCAGTCTGGCGGATTGGCTACACCCAATGCCGATAAGAAATAATCAATAACCCCAATATTTTTGTCAAACATTAACTTAAACACATACGCCATAACAACGCTTGGCATTACTGCAGGTATAAAATAAAAGAATTGGAAGACCGGGATAAACTTCACCTTGAAATTTAATAGGACAGCAAGAAGTAATGAAGCAATAACACTGACTAATACTGATATAATCGTGAATATAAAGGTTACTTTTAAGGAACCAAGAAAATCAGAGTACTTTGAAAAAAGTTGCATATAATTGCTTAATCCAGTGAATTTAATTGCCCCAACTAAATTCCATTTTGTAAAACTCAACAAAAACGAAACAATTATTGGGCCTCCAGTAAACAAAATTAATCCGATAATCCAAGGAGAGAGAAACATATAGGCTGAAAGATTATCTTTGAATTTTGCATGTCCCTTTTTCATAGTTTCAAATCCTTTCATCATTTACAAAATATACTGATCACATCGACTAACTTTTAATTGTTTCACTCTAAAAACTATTAGTAAAATCCAATATAGCTTGTTCCTTAGGAATATCTTCGGTCTGGATATCTTTAATTGTTTTTTGTCCAAGTATGACGGAATCAAAATCACTCGCAAGATCTGTCGTCACTGTTGGATTAGCTAATACATAGCCAAACTGACCCGATTTTGCAGATTCTGTCATGGCATTCCAATCGGAAGGACCGTTTTTCCCCGGCACTTTGTAGGCCCCTTTTGCAGCCACGCTCATCTCTGCTGATGGATTATTCGTAGATTGCTCGATTAAGGTTTGACCTTCTTTACTCATCAAGAATTGAATAAGTTTCCAGTCGGCCTTTTTATATTTACTGCTGCTATTAATCGTAAAGAATCCTGTATGGAGCGAGTTATAAGCTCTTTCCTCTTTAGGCAGTGGAGCAATCCCCCATTTAAAATTATTATTTTGATAGGCAGTAATGTACCAGCTGCCTTGACGAGTCATGGCAGCTTTACCGGCGGCAAATAAGTCGGCTACCTGGCCGCCAGAAGAAGGACGAGGAGAGGCTTTATCGACATTGGTTAGCTGATTCTGAAATTGCAACGCCTTTACTAATCCACTCGATAGACTTAGATTTCCATTTTTATCTACAATCTCATCCCCTGCCTCACCAATTGATGAGTACCAGATATCTCCAGAGAGTGCGTCTGCTCCCCACTGAATCGTTTTGCCATTCTTTACTACCGTTAGCTTTTTGGCGGCCTTTTCAAAATCTTGCCAAGTCCAGTTGGCATTTGGATAAGACAGGTGAGCCTTATCAAACATATCTTTGTTGTAATATAAGATTTCTGTTGCATAGCACCACGGCAATCCATAAATCTTCCCGTTAACTTTAAATTGCTGGGCAGCAGGAATCATGTCACTCATTTTAAAGGCTTTTGTCTTACTGATTTCACTATCCAATGGCTCAATCACGCCATTTTGAGCAAAGCCTTTAACATCTGCTTCCCAGCTTAAAATGACATCAGGAGCATCTTTGGCTGCGATCATTTGATGGATTTTTTGTGAATAGTCAACGGGAATCTCCAAAATATCTACTTTAATATTCGGATATTTTTTTTCAAAGGCTTTAATATACGAAGGTGTAGCCGTGCCTACCGGATCCCACATGCTCATTGTGATGGTGATCTTTTTACTGCTAGTTCCTGAACTACTAGATGAGGAATTCCCACAGCCTGATAGGACAAGTGATAATACCAATCCAACGATAGAGATCATACTCAAAGAAAATTTTCCCCTTTTTCCCAATTTAATCACTCCAGTTTATTTTAAAAAAATTCACTATATAAACGGTTTCATTTTTGGCATTCACATTAAGTTAATCGATTAACCTATTGTGAAAAAATAGAAGTGAGGAGGTCCTCCATCTAATTGGATGGAGGAGGCCCCACCGATTCTCTAACGACAAGTTTACAGCCTAACAAATCAGGTTTCTCTACTTTTTCTCCTTTAACGAGCTTATCTAATATTACCATTGATAATCTGCCCATTTGAGTTAAAGGTATTTTCATAGTGGTCAACGAAGGATTAAGGAAAAAGCTCATTTCCCGATCATCAATTCCCATAACTGAAAGGTCATCTGGAATGGCTAACCCTAACTCTCGGCACCCTTTCATAGCACCTGCTGCCATCAAATCATTCATTCCCAATATCGCCGTCGGAGGCTCTTTGGATTGAAGAAGCAGCTTCCCTTGGGTATAACCCGATTCATATTCCCAGTCTCCTGTTTTAACATACTCTGGATTAAAGACTAAGTTATAGTCTGATAAAGCTTTATAGTAGCCGTCAAACCGCTTACGGGAGGGATAAGAGTTAATTAATCCGCTTATAATGGCGATTTTCTTATGCCCTGATTCAATCAGATATTTTGTTGCGTTATAGGCAGTTTGTTCATCATTATAATTCACATAGCAGCCATTTTCTTCACTGGTATAACAATATGTATAGACAATCGGGATTTTAATCTTTGGCATAATTCCTGACATATCCCTTGCATGAACCCCGATATATAAAATTCCATCTACTTGCTTATTTACCAGCTCTTGTGCCGCCTTAGGAGCATGGATCACGCACATCTCATCCCGCTCTGATTTATTTCCATATAATTGGTTCAATCTCATGTTAGTCATAATAATCGACCAGCCATGTTCATCCGCATACTTATTAATGCCATCTATGATTTCAGGGGCATTAAAAACCGTGATATCCTCAACAATAACGCCAATCGTATTCGTTTTTTTTAGCTTTAAGCTTTTGGCAATCCGATTAGGTTGATAATTGAGCTCCTTAATTACTTTCTGGACCTTTTTTTGCGTTTCCTTGCTGATCTTCCCCGTATTATTTATGACATGAGAAACCGTTGCCGTTGACACATTAGCCTTTTCCGCAACATCCTTTATTCGTACCATAATATCAAACCACCCAGGTTAAACGATTAACCTGATATTATCATATGAAAAGGCTTCCATCAATAGGGTGTTCCGAATTATTTTATATCTACTGAAATTTCAACAATTTATATACCTAGTCGAATCACATTCCAAGATAATTTAGGCAATGTGGCGTATAAAGCTCCATCTTCTATAGCGGCATTTCCTTGATTATGCGGTTTTACCTGATCGTTGTTCTCTTTATTAGTAGCCTTGATATCCTGATTTTCTAGCACAAGGTGTTCCATGACCCTATAGCCCTCAAAGCCTGTTATAACCGTTTCTAATAAAATGGAGTCATCTTGATTTTTATTCACAACAAATAACGTTAATCTCTCCTGATTTTCATCCATAACAACGGCCGCATCCACATAAGGAACATCCGTAAAATCCTTTGAGTCATATTTGGGCGATAAAATAGCAGGACTTAATACTGTGCCTCTCCCATAGAGTGATGCATGAAGATAAGGATAGAAAATTGTTTGTTTCCATGCCTTGCCTCCCTTTTCAGTCATAATGGGAGCAATCACATTTACCAGTTGTGCCAAACAAGCTATTTTTACACGATCTGAATGATTTAATAGGGTAATAAGCATTGAACCAACTAGTAAGGCATCCTCAAATGTATAGATATCCTCTAACAAATGGGGGGCAACTGACCAAGGTTGGACCTTTTTATCTGCATCATTAGAGTGGAACCAAACATTCCATTCATCAAATGAAAGATTCATGATTTTCTTACTTTGTTTTTTCGCTTTAATATAATCACAGGTAGCAATGACCGAGCGAATAAAATCATCCATTTCTAGTGATTGGGCTAAATAATTTCCTAGATCATCATCGTGATTCCCATAATATTGATGAAGTGAAATATATTCAACATGATCGTAGGTATGGTCAAGGACTGTGGCTTCCCACTCTGCAAAGGTAGGCATTTTGCGGAAGGAGCTTCCACAAGCGACCAGCTCAATGCTTGGGTCTACCCACTTCATGACTTTTGCTGCTTCGGTTGCAAGTCTTCCGTATTCCACAGCTGTTTTTTGACCAATTTGCCATGGTCCATCCATTTCGTTTCCTAAGCACCACGTTTTTATATTATGGGGTTCCTTATAACCATGCGAGATTCTAAGATCACTCCAATAGGATCCTGATGGATGATTACAATACTCAACTAGATTTCGGGCAGCATCAATACCCCTTGTCCCTAAGTTAACCGCCATATTAACCTCTGCATTTACCTTCTTTGCCCAATCGACAAATTCATTGGTACCAAGCTGATTCGTTTCTGTTGTTAGCCACGCCAGATCTAAACGACGAGGTCTTTGTTCGAATGGCCCAACACCATCCTCCCAGTTGTAACCTGAAACGAAATTCCCACCTGGATAACGAATAAGCGGAACTTGTAGTTCCTTAACAAGTTCTATAACATCCTGCCGAAATCCCTGATCGTCTGCAGTTGGGTGCTCCGGTTCATAAATCCCTTCGTACACGGCTCTTCCAAGATGTTCAATAAAAGAACCAAAGATCCGCTTATCCACCTCAGATACTTTAAATTCCTTATCGAGTGTTAGTTTAGCTTTAAAATTTCCCATCGCGAGTTCCCCTCTTGAGCATAATTAAAAAATATACGTCATTACCGTGACAACGCTATCACAATATTAATACGTACATAATTTACTAAAACAATCATTAATACGTACATAATAGTTTAATACTCTTATCCAGTCAACGAAAATTTCTAACAAATGTTATAATTATTAATATTATTTATACGGTTAATTGGCTAAATTTGGCTTTGATTACATTGAGTTGGCAAAATTTAAAGGTCTTATTAAATACTGTTATTGATTCACTAGCGTTGCATAAAAAAATTGCCACAAAGTCAACGGTAATCATTGGAATAATATGTAATATTATTCCAATGATTAAAAACCGAAAATTCAGTCTTATATTTTTATGACGAAGGAGCCAAAAAGATAAAGGGGGGTGTTTGAAGGTAATCCTTATCCATTTTTTTCCATTTATAAGATTGGATCATAAGTTAAATCATTTAAATGGTCCACCTCTCCTTCTTCATATTGTGCCAGTGTATCTTGGAAAATTTGTTCGTGTTTAAGCTTTCGCCTACCAAATGAAGAGCGTTCTGGCTTTTTGAATAGCGCTTTTAAGAACGTTATAAAGCAGTTTGACCAATAATCAACTATGTAATCAAGCATATCGAGAAGTGTCCCTTGATAATGCACCTTCTTCTTCATTAATAAGGTTAAACAGAAGGTGATCATGGCGATATAAACTTGATTATATACAGCGTTTTGACTTGTCCCGTACATCTTCTTTAATTTGAGGTGTTGTTTCATCCATTTAAAGAATAATTCAATCTGCCATCGTTTTCGATAGAGGTCACTAATTTCGTCTGCGCTCATTTTTGCGTCATTGATAACGATGGTTAGTTTATTGCCTTGACTATCCAAAGTTTCCACAAGTCGAAGAGGATATTTCATTCTTCCAAGCTTAACGATCGCTTCTCGAAGAACGTTAGACGACGGGTCTACTGGCAATTCTTCAATAACATGGACGATTGTATTATCTTTAATACGCGTGCAAAAACGACTATTTTGTTTACAATACTCATCGAATTTCTCGAAATCAAAATAACCTCGATCAAAGACATGTAAGGCACCTTCTTCAATGACCATTAGCGAATCTAATTGAGTCATATCAGCAGGACGAGCAGGTGTCACGATGATTTTATCTGGTGTTGTTTCTTCACCATACAAAACGACGCGAGTATGGATTTTTATGCCGCCTTTGGTTGTTCGGAACACTGCCCATTTATATTGACTCAGACAAAAGGAAACCGTTGACGAATCAATAAGATGGATTTTTCCGAGCAAACGGTCGCCCTGTTCTTTTCCAAACTCTCGATGTATCTGTTGAACAAGATGTTGGAGAATCGCTTGGAAGATTTCTGATGGGATATCTGATAACTTCCTAGATAATTGGGATTTACTAATGCTTTTTAACCCCAATTCCTTTTGGAGCTTCTTTATACGATTCACCTTATTACTTATTATTTTGAGACTCTCCAATTGGTTGATTTGAGCAAATATAAACAACTTCGCAAAGGTAAGACTATCAAGCTTTTTTACATATTTATCAATCTTCATTATCTCCACCATCTTTGAGATAACTTCTCCATTAAGGGGGTGGAGGTATTCCTTAAAAACTGTATTTATGGTATGCTTGTCCATGAGAACTCCTTATAGTTAGGATTTGGACAGGATTACCTACCTTCCTCCTGATTATAAGGTTTTTTTATGTGTTTTTAAACAAAAATTAACATATATTACAAAATATACAATAATTATTTTTAGCTAAAAACTATTGACAAACTAGTATTATCTTCACGCAACGCTAGTGTTATTGATTAATTAGTTATTAACTAATCAAGGCGGAAAATAGCCTTGGTTTCCGCTGCCGATCTGCAAGTTCACCTACCACTTGGATTTCAGCCGTGATTCATTTGTCTGAATGACTTCGTGCTAATTTGTCCCAATGAAGACTAACAAAAAGGACAGGTGCCCCTGTCCTTTTGTTTATACATCAGAATGGCCGCAACGTTCCTTATCTCTTTCCTTATCCGTTCATGATCATATCGCGAAAGGCAAAATAACGATTGAGTATTAATTTATAGTGGTTCTTGGAATTTGGGTATTCCTCCTCGATAGCAGCTTCTATACTTGGCGTCATGCTATTTTCTCCATTATAAATGCCCTTTTTCAAAATCCCATCAAGCTGCCCAACATAATCTTTTGCGGAACTTTCACCTAATTGATATTCCGTCATTAAAAATTGTTCAAAGTTCATTAGTGTTCACACCCTAACCTTTCTTTAAAAAATCCCTATCTTTCTTTATAACAAGCAAACTTAACTTATTCCTTAAAGATTCCTAGTATTCCTTTCACGAAATTTATAGAAATTATCAATAATTGGACGGGTGTTTTTAAATTCCGAACAACTTGAGAATGGGCCAAGAACTTTTATAAAGCTGTAGAAATTCGACGCTATTTGCTTGGTTAATTTTTTACTAAAGTAGGTGATTGAATAACAGAAATAAGCGGAGGTTTTCCGGTTAAATTGCTGAATAGTGCTTGGGTGCGGGTATATAAGCGGAGGTTTTCCGGTTAAGCAGGGCAAAATGACACCGCTCCACGCTTTCTGGAGTCAATAGCCGGAATTCTTCCGTCTATTTAAGCTATTTTCAGTGCTAATTCCTAATTAAGAGAAATTTCTCCGCTTATTTACCAACTCCGCGGTAGGGGGGAAATCCACACCCCCATTATGTAAAAGGTCTTGGAGAACGATGACAGTTTTCAGGAGATTGTTCCGCAAAACCCTTTTTAGGAACATCAATCCCATACGTCTGCTTGGCCTAAGAGACAACCTCACCATTTAGATCCAAGAGAATCCCCTTCACACTCGATGTTCCTAAATCAATTCCAATTAAATACGTCATTTATTCTCCCACCTTGCTAGCAGAGCTTTGGCTTAACTCTTTCAACTATACCACTACTGCTACATCAAAGATCCTTCATTTGTTTGATTTCCCTTCCATAATACACGCCAAAATCGGGCAAAAGGGTTTAACACCCCCTGCCCGATTTAAGGTCTTATACCAAGTTTCGTTTTTTTGATAGCACATGTCCGCGTTAAGACCCAACGAATTGCCGTCTCTTCGCAGGTTTGACACCGCTGTGTCAATAACCTTGTTCATCCCCTAATGGCACATTAACATAACAAAGCCTTCAGCCGTTTCCTCAAGATTCCCAAAATTTAACAACAAATATAGTCATTGTCGGAGTAGGTGTAGCAGCGTTTCAACAATTCGAAGGTGCTAATGCTATCTTCTATTACATTCCTTTGATTGTACAAAAGGCAACTGGACATTCAGCTAGTTCTGTATCTGCTTGTAGATGCGACTTTGCCACTCGTCAGTGATCCTAATAATCGTTATATGTGTTGTGATGTAATCGTATTTTTTATAATTGGACCAGACTGCGCTTCATGAGCCATTTTAGTTCTAAGCGGTCGTAATACTAGAATGGCTAGTAGGGCGGTTAAGATGTCCGCACCCGCGACTAAATAAAAAACCGGGATCCAACTTCCGGTTATTGATTCCAAATAGGCGGAAGCAGGACCTCCTAGTAAAGAACCAATACCTTGTGAAATATAAAGGAATCCATAGTTCGTAGTGGCATGTTTTGTCCCAAATGTATCGGTAAGAATTGAAGGAAATAAAGAGAAGATTTCCCCCCAACCGAAGAAAACGACACCCGTTAAGATAACAAAGGCGATTGGATCATTCCGCAGACCAAGCAGCGCTAGAATGGAAATAGCTTCTAGTGTAAAAGCAATAACCATCGTCAATTCTCGACCAATTCGATCCGATATCCAGCCAAAAATAGGTCGTGTCAGTCCATTTGTGAATCTGGAAATCGTTAGAGAAAGCGGTAAGGCGGCCATACCGAACACAAGAGCCTGACTTACACCAAAATCATCGGCAAAAGAACTGACTTCAGAAGTGACCATAAGTCCACTTGTTGACATGAGAGCCATCATAATGAAGAGAATCCAGAATATAGGACTTTGAAACATTTCACGCGGGCTAAAATTCATCTTATTAGGCATGGGTGTTGGATGGGTTTGATCCACCACTTTGGGCTTGATCATTTCTTGACTAGGCGGTGTTTTGAGGCCTTGAGCAAAAAGAAAGCCAATGATCCCTTGGATAGCACCGAAAATGAGAAGAGCTGAGACGTATCCGGTTGAATGAATAAGGTTCGAAATAGGAAAGGTTGTAAAAATAGCGCCGAATCCATATCCGGCCGCAGCCAAACCGGCTGTTAGACCGCGATAGTCTGGGAACCATCTCACCATCAACCCGATAACCCCGACATAAATAATACCTGTTCCAAATCCCCCCATTACTCCATAAGTAAGATAAAGCATTCCTAAATTATTAATAAAAGCCGTAAAAATCCAACTTAAACCAATTAGAATACTTCCAATAGATACGAGAAGTCGAGGACCAAATTTTTCAATGAGATACCCCTGGACAGGCGAGAACCAAGTTTGAATGATAATCAATAAAGAGAACGTGAACTGAATGCCCACCAAACCAATACCCAAATGCTGCTGGATGGGTTGAACAAATAACGTCCAAGTATACTGAGGGCTTGAGATGGTCATCATCACGACCACCCCGAAAACCAATTGCCACCACCTATTAATTTTCACGTTTTCTTTAGTCAAATGATCTCCTCCTTTAATTAAGCCAACTTGATCAATACTTACTTAGGCATTTCTTGTATAATGGCGTCACATGTAGCGTCGATGTGTTGTTCCAATAAATCTAATAGTCTACTTTCGTTATTATTTTTTATATATTCCAAAATTTTACAATGTTCCTCTTGTGCAATCGATAGGTAATGTTTTGACGTATACATGTTCATATAGACCTCTACTCGCCCCCATAGTTGAGACAGCAATTCGAGAAGGGGTTGAGAATCGGAGTAGGAATATAGCTTTAAATGAAAGGTTTTATTCAATTTCCGCCATTCAACATGATTATCTATCTGCTGATCCATGTCTTGAAGAAGTTGATCAAAAGAAGCCAAATGGCTGCTACTAATATTGGGGATTAGCCACTCTACAGCTAATTTTTCAAGTCTTTTTCTAATAGAAAAAATTTCCCTAACATCTTTTTCAGAAAGTTTATTGACGACAATACTTCTTCTTGAGATGGTCACGAATCCTTCCGCTTCCAATTTCATCAAAGCTTCCCGAATTGGCATGGTACTAACGCCGTAAGTATCTGCTAATTTTCTTATTGTGATTTTTTCTCCCGGCTTTATTTCCCCAATAAGCAATTGATCACGTAATGATTCAACTATTTTTTGAGAAATCGTTTGAAAGTCTAAAATTTTACTAGAAATGGTTTCTCCCCCCCTTAGATGATATTTGTGATCACATATCGTAAGTCTTGTATTTATAATAGTTAAATAATAAATAGAGAGAAAGTATAGTGTCAGAAAAGCTCACATGGTTTTTCTATAAAAAGACTCCAGATGTGAGGATATGGAAATTTCCATTACACCAAACGAGGCCAGTGCGAAGCCCATTTCCTGAATCACAAAAAAACACCGCAAAATGATTGCAGTGTTTTTTGTGATTCCTATTCAATTAAGTATCCTATTAGTAAACAGTAACCTGGACTTTTTTGACTCCAAATTTAAGGGCCTTTTGTTTAGACGATACAAAGACATCAATTTTATTTCCTTTGATAGCTCCGCCAGTATCTGCTGCAACAGCGTCTCCATAGCCTTCTACATGCACTTTACTTCCAAGCGGAATAACCTTAGGATCCACCGCGATTATTTTAGCATCCGAATGTTTTTTAAGGTTAAATCCCGTTGTGGTGAGTCCTGTGCAACCTGCACATGAAGCTGTATAAGCTGAAGCCTTGACTGTCAGTTTTTTTGAACTAACTTTTGCTGCTTTGCTGCTTTTTTTAGGTTTTGGTGCAGCCTTTTTTGCAGTATGAGTGTCACCCGAAACGTTTAGTTTTAATCCTGGATGGATGATGTTACTTTTTAATTTATTCCACTTTTTAAGCTCTGAAACCGTTACATGATGACCCTTCGCAAGACCCCATAAAGTGTCACCCTTATGTACAGTTACAGTTTTTGTTGCAGCATGAGCTTGAATAAAAGAAGTAACGAAAAGTAGTCCTGAGAGTCCAGCAATAGCAGTCATTTTTTTAAGTTTATTTAGCATTCTTTCCCCTCCATGCTCTTGTTCTATTACTTGTCCTAATCGTAACACGAAAAGTTTCGATAAAAAGAACAGAGGGATGTTAATTCAATTACAAGTATGGCGGATATATTTCTCTAGTATTTCAAAATACTAGAATGCCGTCGAAAGAAAAAGAGAACCCCCTTATTATTACAAGAAGTCCCATCAGTCGGTAAAAATACTCTTATTTTGTTGAATAAGCTCTGTTAATGAATAGTGTTGATTTTAATTGCTAAATAATTAGGCGAAAATAGCGAGTTTCGGAACACATTTAGATATTATGTTCCGTAACGTGAGCTTACACAGGTCATTTATTCTTGATTAATTCGGAACTGGCGGAGTCTGCGAATCGCGATCTTATTTTCAAAAATAGACCATCGACTAGACCATAAAGGCTTTATCGATGGTCTGAAACGCTCTCCAATCTAGAGATCATTATTTTTTAAACAATTACAATTGGTAACCGAAAGAAGCACCAACGATAATTAAAAGAATGATTAAAACCACAATCAACGCAAATCCACCCAACGTACTCCCCTCCTCTGAACATGAAATAATATATACGCCCAATTAAGGTTTGGTACTTAGTCTTATTTATTTTCCTTAAATTTACAGAAGTTTTAGAAGAATGGACCTATATGATGGAGTTTAATTGGGACTCAGATGTCCGTTCGCAAATGGCTTTGTTCACCATTTTCCCCTGGGACGTTGGTGGCCCCATCACACACTTCTGGCTCCACTCATGCCTCGGTTTTGTGTGTTGGAGCCACCATCACACACTTTTGGCTCCACTCACGCCTCGGTTTTGTGTGTTGGAGCCTTCATCACACGCTTTTGGTTCCACTCACCCCATATTTTTGTGTGTTGGAGCCTTCATCACACACTTTTGGCTCCACTCATGCCTTGTTTTTGTGTATTGGAGCCTTCATCTCACACTTCTGGCTCCACTCATGCCTTATTTTTGTGTGTTGGAGCCCTCATCACACATTGGAGGCTCCACTCACGCCTCGGTTTTGTGTATTGGAGCCCTCATCACACACTTCTGGCTCCACTCACCCCTTATTTTTGTGTATTGGAGCCCTCATCACACACTGGAGGCTCCACTCACGCCTTATTTTTGTGTGTTGGAGCCCTCATCACACACTGGAGGCTCCACTCACGCCTTATTTTTGTGTGTTGGAGCCTCCATCACACACTTTTGGCTCCACTCACGCCTCGGTTTTGTGTGTTGGAGCCTTCATCACACACTGAGGGCTCCACTCACGCCTTATTTTTGTGTGTTGGAGCTCTCATCACACACTGAGGGCTCCACTCACCCCTTATTTTTGTGTATTGGAGCCCTCATCACACACTAGGGGCTCCACTCACGCCTTATTTTTGTGTGTTGGAGCCCCTCATCACACACTTAAAATTATGGTGTTCCCCTCCACTCAAAAGTGAAGGAAAACATTGACAATGGTTCATTGGAATAGCAAGTGAGGCGCTAGTTCAAAATAACTTTGAGTTTTTAAATTCGAAAAAGAATTTAGGTGAGGCGATTGGGTGACGATGTAAAAAAACGAATTGGACAACGAAAAAGAAACGATAAAAAACTTAAAAAAGATGACATCACCATTGTCGATGCAGATGCTGCCAAAAAAGCGGTGGTGGCGACAGCCCTTGGCAATGCCATGGAGTGGTTTGATTTTGGCATCTATTCTTATTTGGCCGTGACGATCGGAAAAGTATTTTTTTCAGGCGCACCTGCCCAGCTCCAAATTGTTTTTTCGTTTGCTACTTTTGCGGTAGCTTTTCTCGTTCGTCCTATTGGCGGGATGTTTTTTGGGATGCTCGGCGATAAGTATGGACG
This region includes:
- a CDS encoding carbohydrate ABC transporter permease encodes the protein MAQQAKLRLKNSKKVKMIQYIILIIVAVFMIFPILWILSNSLKTLTGISQFPPKLIPDHPQFQNYIDVLKSGSTLIYLRNTIILIIGNTVGTLISSSIVAYPLARIKFIGSKTMFAIILATMMVPTVTTIIPQFILFRSFGWLNSFLPLIVPSFFAYPYNVFLFRQFFKTIPKSIDESAMIDGCNRWQIFTKILIPISKPIFITIAVLSAVYWWNELFTPLIFINSDNLKPLTVGALSSFFVKGSTNLTAWNLQMAFAMIMAIPPMLLYLFASKYLGEGIKTSGLKD
- a CDS encoding sugar ABC transporter permease — protein: MKKGHAKFKDNLSAYMFLSPWIIGLILFTGGPIIVSFLLSFTKWNLVGAIKFTGLSNYMQLFSKYSDFLGSLKVTFIFTIISVLVSVIASLLLAVLLNFKVKFIPVFQFFYFIPAVMPSVVMAYVFKLMFDKNIGVIDYFLSALGVANPPDWLNSSFWIWGIIGVASIFTYSTGQMMLIFSSALKEVPVELYEACDLDGANFMQRLLNVTLPSISPIILFNTVVATIGSFNSSFSLIYPLTNGGPNNSTQVLSLTIYKYAFQIFNMGYASALAVVLFIIVSLFTALQFKISDRFVHYD
- a CDS encoding sugar ABC transporter substrate-binding protein; the protein is MISIVGLVLSLVLSGCGNSSSSSSGTSSKKITITMSMWDPVGTATPSYIKAFEKKYPNIKVDILEIPVDYSQKIHQMIAAKDAPDVILSWEADVKGFAQNGVIEPLDSEISKTKAFKMSDMIPAAQQFKVNGKIYGLPWCYATEILYYNKDMFDKAHLSYPNANWTWQDFEKAAKKLTVVKNGKTIQWGADALSGDIWYSSIGEAGDEIVDKNGNLSLSSGLVKALQFQNQLTNVDKASPRPSSGGQVADLFAAGKAAMTRQGSWYITAYQNNNFKWGIAPLPKEERAYNSLHTGFFTINSSSKYKKADWKLIQFLMSKEGQTLIEQSTNNPSAEMSVAAKGAYKVPGKNGPSDWNAMTESAKSGQFGYVLANPTVTTDLASDFDSVILGQKTIKDIQTEDIPKEQAILDFTNSF
- a CDS encoding LacI family DNA-binding transcriptional regulator, which encodes MVRIKDVAEKANVSTATVSHVINNTGKISKETQKKVQKVIKELNYQPNRIAKSLKLKKTNTIGVIVEDITVFNAPEIIDGINKYADEHGWSIIMTNMRLNQLYGNKSERDEMCVIHAPKAAQELVNKQVDGILYIGVHARDMSGIMPKIKIPIVYTYCYTSEENGCYVNYNDEQTAYNATKYLIESGHKKIAIISGLINSYPSRKRFDGYYKALSDYNLVFNPEYVKTGDWEYESGYTQGKLLLQSKEPPTAILGMNDLMAAGAMKGCRELGLAIPDDLSVMGIDDREMSFFLNPSLTTMKIPLTQMGRLSMVILDKLVKGEKVEKPDLLGCKLVVRESVGPPPSN
- a CDS encoding alpha-N-arabinofuranosidase — encoded protein: MGNFKAKLTLDKEFKVSEVDKRIFGSFIEHLGRAVYEGIYEPEHPTADDQGFRQDVIELVKELQVPLIRYPGGNFVSGYNWEDGVGPFEQRPRRLDLAWLTTETNQLGTNEFVDWAKKVNAEVNMAVNLGTRGIDAARNLVEYCNHPSGSYWSDLRISHGYKEPHNIKTWCLGNEMDGPWQIGQKTAVEYGRLATEAAKVMKWVDPSIELVACGSSFRKMPTFAEWEATVLDHTYDHVEYISLHQYYGNHDDDLGNYLAQSLEMDDFIRSVIATCDYIKAKKQSKKIMNLSFDEWNVWFHSNDADKKVQPWSVAPHLLEDIYTFEDALLVGSMLITLLNHSDRVKIACLAQLVNVIAPIMTEKGGKAWKQTIFYPYLHASLYGRGTVLSPAILSPKYDSKDFTDVPYVDAAVVMDENQERLTLFVVNKNQDDSILLETVITGFEGYRVMEHLVLENQDIKATNKENNDQVKPHNQGNAAIEDGALYATLPKLSWNVIRLGI